In the genome of Diaphorobacter sp. HDW4A, the window GAATGCCGGCGGCAATGAGCCGCATGCGCAGATCCTCGTAGACGCTGAAGGCTTTGCCGCCCTTGGGAGACGACATGTCGCAGAAGATCAACTGCGCACCACGCGTTGGCGTCGTGCGCTGCCAGATGGCATACACTTCACGCACGCACGCGGCCACCTTGCCTTCCGTGTCGAACCGCGCCGAGGGCGCGATCAGCCGGAAGTCCAGCGCTGCCTTGCGGCCGTCGTTGGTGACCGCCAGCATGTTGTCCTCGTCGGGCTTTACATGACCGCTGCGGATTGCCGCGGCACGTTCGACCAGGGTCTGCACGAAAGCCTTCAACTGCGGGCTCGGCGGGCAGGCCATGGTGCGGGCCTTTCCACCGCGCAGCTTGGGCACCGGCAGCTTCAACATCTCGGCGGTCTGGATGTCCGCCACCTCCCCGAAAATCGACATCAGCTCGGGCACGTTGATGAAGCGCGCGAAGCGCGTGTGCATCCGGTAGCCGCTGCCGTCCGGGGCGATCTCCAACCCCGTGACCGCTTCCCCGAAGGTAGCGGCCCAGGCATCGAACTGCTGCAGGCCCAACTCGGCGAGCCGCCTGGGTTGCAGGTAGCGCTGCATGGTGTGGATCTCGGCCATGGTGTTGGCCACGGGCGTCGCGGTTGCGAACACCACCCCACGCTGGCGGTTGCCGTGCAACTGCATCGTGTAGCGCGTCTTCAGGTACAGATCGAAGGCACGCTCGGAACTCGCCATCGGCAGACCCGCCACCCGCATCTTGGAGAAACGGAACAGGTTCTTGTGCAAATGGGCTTCGTCCACGAACAGCCAGTCGATGCCCAGTTGCTCCCAGGTCAGCAGGTCGTCTTTGCGTTCCTGCGCCGACAACTTTTCCAGGCGCGCGGCCCAGCTCTTCTTCATCTTCTCCAGTTGCTTGACGATCCGGTTGGATCGGTCTTCACTCTTGGCCGCACGCACGGCCAGTTCTATGTCATGGATGACCTCCTTGATGAACCCCTCGGAAAACTCGGGGGATGTCTTGATACGCTCGAAACTCGAATGGGTGATGACCACCGCATCCCAATCGCCGGTGGCGATGCGCGAGACGAGCTCCCGACGGCGGTCACCTTCCAGGTCTTCCTTCGTGGCCATCAGTACTGAGGCCTGGGGATAGAGCCGGACGAATTCCGCCGTGTAGCTTTGAAGCATGTGGTTCGGAACCACATGGCAGGGCTTGGACGCGAAGCCCAGCCTGCGCAGCTCCATGCTGGCGATGACGCACACCGCTGTCTTGCCGGCGCCCACCGTGTGGAACAACCCGGTGTTGCCGGACTGCACGATGCGCCACACCGCGTTCGGCTGCTGCGGGTGCAGCTTGAAGCACTGCGAGAAGCCCGGCAGCAGCAGGTGCGAACCGTCGTAGGTTCTCGGCCGGGTGGCGTTGAACAGGCGGTTGTAGAGCGCGCACAGCCGCTCGCGCCGGCCCATGTCTTCGAAGGCCCAGGCGGCGAAGCGATCCTTCAGCAGGCCGAGCTTCTCCCGGGCGGCCAAGGTTTCCGTAGGGTTGACCACGTAGGCGTCCTTCTCGGGCGCATAGTCCTTGACTGTCGGCGTCTGTACGTTGAGCGCGCACAGGACGAGCTCCACTGCGTTCATGCGCGAGGTGCCGTATTCCTGGGTCGCCTTGACGCTTTGCCGCACCGACCATTCCGAGTACTGAACCCACCAGGCGCCTGCTTCGGCCGAATAGGTGACCTTGCAGTCCTTGAGTTCCAGACCCTCTTGCAGGAAGGTCTCGATGTCAGCCGCCGGAATCCAGACGGCGCCGAGGCGAACCTCGATCGACGCCGGCGGCAGGTCCTCCGGCTGTACGCGCTCCAAGGCCTCGGCATTGCGCCGGTAGGCCTCGCCACCCATCCTGGCCTGCTCGAGCTTGACCTTGACGTTGCCGGACAGGTATTCGTCGGCCGTCTTCCATTCGTCGTCGGATGGGTCGTGGAAGATGTGCCCGGCTTCGGCCAACGCGGTTGTCACCGCGTCTGCCGGAGCGCGCAGCAGTTCTCCCATGTACCCAGGATCGACGCGACCGCGCCACTGCATCGACGCAGCCAGCGCCGCCGTCGGCTCGTCGGCCGAGGTCGGCGCCGTGATGCGCTTCAACGTCCGCTGGGTGAACAGGGCCGCCTTGCGGGCGGAATCCGTTTCCTCGTCGTAGTGCTCGAGCGAAAGCAGCAGCGGATAGTCCGGGTCGCGCCGGAACGCGAGCGCATTGGCCCGCGTCGACAGGCAGCCGTACTTCGCCACATAGCGGTCGTAGGTGCCGTTGAGCATGGACCGCAAGGGCCGCAGCTTGTCGTCTCCGTCTTCGGCCAACTGGGTGTCCAGCAGGGCCCGGGCATGGTCGCGGATCGCGCACATGCCGGTGATCCGTGCCCGCTGGGTGGCGTTGAACTGCTCGTGGACATCGACGAGCGAGCCGCCGTCCACCCGGTGGATCCAGCCGTTGCGGATGCGGAAGGTTCCTGGCCTTGCACCAGGTTCCGCAGGCTCAGGCGCGTGCACGATCCGTGCAGTCGCCTTGGCGGCGCGATAGGAGCCCTCGGGCAACATCGCGATCCGCTTGGACAGGGCGGCAGCGAGGTCGCCCTCGAAGACCGCTGTCGGCACTTCCCCGTAGCCGTTGCTTTCCATGCGCAGGCGGCCGATCACCCACTCGGGGTGCCGGGCGTACCAGGCATTGACCTGCATGTACGGCCGCCCATGGCTCGGGTCGATCAGGCCATCGGGTGCCTGGGTACGTTCGATCCAGTCGCCGTCGAGCACTTCCGACTCTTCCCGCTTCTTCAGGATCAGCACGTCGGTCTGCACCTCCGTGCCCGCCAGTTCGGCAAATGTGCCCATGGGCAGGCGGATCGCACCCAGCAGGTGGGCCTGCGAGGCCAGATGCCGGCGCACGACCGTGCTGGAAGACTCCAGCGTGTGGCTGCTGGTGATCAGGACCACCAGGCCGCCGGGGCGAACCAGGTCCAGCGAACGGGCGATGAAGTAGTTGTGGATGCTGAAGCCCGCGTAAGGCCGGTTGCTCGTATCCGGCACCTTGTAGTTGCCGAACGGGACGTTGCCGATGACCAGGTCGAACCAGCCATTCGGGAAGGCTTGCCTCTCGAACGGCGCGACATGGACCGCGACCCCGGCCGGCGCATACAGCGCCTGCAGCATTCGACCCGACAGGCGGTCGATTTCCACCGCGGTGACCTGTGACTTGGCCTGCAGCGTTTCCGGCATGGCGCCGATGAAGTGGCCGATGCCGGCGGCGGGTTCGAGGACGCGTCCACCGGCAAAGCCCAAGCGCTGAACCGCCGCCCACAGGCCGGCAACCACGTCCAGCGACGTGTAGTGGCTGTTGTTGACGGAGGCTAGTGCAGACGCGTGGTCGGTTTCGTCCAGCACGGCTTGCAAGCGCTGGGCTCGTGCGGTCCATGCCGGTTCCTTGCCGGCGAGGTTGAAGGCCGCCGGCAGGCTGCCCCAGCCGGTGTAGCGCACCATGGCGCGGCGCTCGTCCTTGTCCGGCGGGCGGCGCTCGGTTTCGATGCGGGTCAGCATCTCGATCGCGCGCAAGTTGGCGTCGAACTTGGCCACGGCGCTCCCCAGGCCGTCCAGATCGGCGGGGCGAAATGGCGGGACGGTCTCACGAGCAGTGCTGCTCGCTTCGGCGACGGCGGGCCACCAGTTCCGCCCATGAAGAACATGGACTTCGGCGGCTTCATCGCGGCTGGCGTTGGTGACCGGCCCCGGAATCGATGTCGCCTGGGTTTCCGCAGCCGGCACATTCGAGGCGCCGACCAGCCTGTTGGATGGCGTGGCGTCGGGCTCGAAACCCGGAAGCCAATAGGACGCTGAGATATCTGTGGCTTTTTTGGCCATCTTGAGGACTCCTGATAAACAAGGAGTCCCCCGTCCCGTCATGAGGAGTGGAGCTCCTCGATGAGGGTTGAAGAAGTGGACCGATGCAGCGCGGCCTCGAAGGAAGTCCCGTGTCGGGATGGAAGTCCTGAAGGGGATGCAACGAGCGATGTCCGCGCGCCGAGCGGCGCGAGCAGCATGTTTCTGCCAGCCCCCGCGTGCGCGGCGGGGTGGCAGGTTCGTGTCGCAAGGCGGGTATCGACCGCGACGCCGATCGGTGTCGGAATGTCCCGTAGGACAAGCGTCGGGCCGCGATGGCCCATGAGCCCGGTCAGTGTCTCGCGCTTTGATCCGCGTGTCCCGATGGCAGCAGAAACGCTTCTCTCAAAGCCCCCGAACGGCGGTCGGATGGGGATGGTGGTGTTACCCGTCAGCCTGCCAGCCGGGAAGGCAAACCGATTTGAATCGCGGCGATCACTGCCGAGTGGGTGGCGAGGAGGGGGTTCTGAAGGTTTGGTTCAGGCGGTAACGCCTTTGTCCCACCACGAAGGATCCCTCGAACGGGGGTGCAACTGGTGGAGCGTGCATGGGCGACGCGGATCGACGCAGGTTGGGCTGGCGGGCCCAGGCATCGACGGGACTGTTGGCCGGTCCGGAGCTGATGTCGAGTTCTCCCTTCTTTGGGGTGAATTTCGGCTGTCTCGCCAGGGCGTGCAACGAGAGCATCGGAAGCAGGTTAATCCGTATGCCACGCGCCTGAAATGCACAGTGAGTCGACCCGCCTGTCCATCGCCATTCTGAGGGCAGTTCTTGCCGGGGAGACCTATGACACCGTCGCCGCAGACTACCACCTGACCCGCACTGCCATCGAACATCGGGTCAAGCGCCTTGCCAGGTTGTTGCAGCGACAGGTCGGAATCGACGGGTTCAATCCGGAGGCCACGGGTTACGTCCACAAGTTGCGCGCCCACAAGGATGACGTCGAGGCTGCCCTTGTCCGCTTCGAGGCGGGTGAGCTGCGCCCGCCGGCGCAACCGCAAATCCTTACCGACAAGGATGTATGGACGGTCATCCGCCGCGCGGGCCTGCGCAGCCCGATGCCTTTGCGGGACATGGCGCTCATCCACATCGTGCTGGCAACGGGTGCGCGACCGCTGGAGGTTGCCCGCCTTGAGATTGGTGACTACCTGAATCCGGATGGCTCGGTTCGCAGTTGCTCCGAGATGCGGACGGAGGTGTCGGTCAACCGGAAGCCGCGTCCGCTGTTTTTTCGGAGTTCGGCGGCCATCAAGGCCATCGATGCCTATTTGGACCATCGGCTTGTCCAGCAGGGCAGGGCGCCGCAGGCGGGCGAGACCTACCGGGGGTTCGACGCCTCTGCCCGGCTTTTCCTGAACGATGCCGGCCTGCCCTACGTCGTGCACTGCCTTGATGCCGAAGGCCGTCCCCGCTTTTTGTGCCGGCAGATGCTCGACACCTATCGCAAGATCTTCAAGCGCGTCAACATGCAAGGTCTGTCGGCCGTGGCCTTGAGACGCACGGTGGCGCTGCGCCTGGATGCCCGCGGAGCGGACGAAGAGCAGATCGGGCTCATCCTGGGCATCACCGAGAAACAGGCTGTCCGCGAGCTGTTGCCGCCTCGCCCCGATACGGTCGAGCTGATGACCGACTTGTATCCGGACGCGGACATCCCTGCGACTCCCTTCTCCCGCACCAAACTGTCGGATCGAGTGACGAGCTGAAGCGAATTGCCCTTGATGGGGACGCAGTCGCACCGTTGGCTCACAACGGCCCGGCAACGGGCCCATTGCACCATGTTCATCACCATGGCCGAAGCGCAGACCGGTGGTTCCAAGCGCCAGTTTGTACTTCGGGTTCAGTGTGACGGTGCGCAAGTTCCATCGCTTGGCCTTGAGTCAAGCACTGGATGCGGTCGGAACGGTTGACTTCTTGCGCCATGTGAATAAGAATTATTCGCAGTTATGATGTGCAAGTAAAACAACGATTCACCTGAATAGAGAGGCGCTGCAATGCCGATGGACTCGCCGGGAGCGGCGCTTAAGGAGGTCTTCGTTGCGCACAGAGCGCAACTCCGCCGCATCGCCCAGAAGATCGTGGGCACCCCAGAGATTGCGGACGAGGTGACGCAGGACGCCTACTTGAAGCTTGTCGAAGGTGCGTGTGCGCGCAATGTGGACAAGCCTTACTGCTACTGCTGCCAAGTGGTCCGCAATCTGGCTCTCGACCACTGCCGTCGCCAGGCTGTCGAGTCGACGTACCGCATCCACACTGAGGACGGGGAGCTTCCACAGGTCGCGGGCGGTTGTGTCCCGGAGCGTTGTCTGCATGAGCGGCAAGTTCTCGATGCCATTGACAGGGTTCTCGGAACCCTGGCGCCGAGGACGCGGCACGCATTCGAACTCTACCGGCTGGGCGGGCTGACGCAGCGCGAAATTGCGCAGCAACTGGGATGCTCTGCCACACTTGTGAACTTCATGCTCAGGGACGCAACACAAGCCATCGCCTCGTGCCGCGATTTGCTGGACGATGCATAACGCTGCCAAGCCCCGTTGCGTGGGGCGTCGGATAAAAGGGGTAGGGCGCACAGGCGTCCCGTGGGTTTTGCGTCTTGGTCACATAGCTGTCATCATTCAATGACCTGTGCTATTTGATAGCGCCATCAGCCACCCAGTGTTCAAAAGGCAGCCAATGGGCGAAGAAGTGAATCCGAAGCAGGATCCGGTTTGGGATTTCGCCTGGTCCTGGGTGATGCGCCAGCATGAGCACCAAGGCTTGGATGCAGCCGCCGAGGTCGAGCTGGCACACTGGCTTGCTGCCGACCCTGCCCATCGTCAAGCCTACGACAAGGCCGGTCGCTTGTGGCTGATGGCAGGTCTGGTTCCTCCTGCCAACGATATCGACATCCCCGGCTGTACGAAACCCGACGGCGAGCGCTAGAAGTCGGGTTTTTCCTGCTCTCAGTCGAGCGTCGGGTCCATTGCACCCGACCAGTGACGTTCATCGCTTCCGGAATCAACGAGATCACTGATTGACGTCGCGATTTGCGTCGGCGGTGCTTCTTTGCGCATTCTTTGTCCCTGTGCTTTTCGCGTGTGTCGCCAAGGGGAGGCGCTGCGCGCCTTGCGACGATCGGCTCCCTCGTTTCCGGTTCGCCATGGGCCGGCGTGAGATGTTCTGCGACTAAACAAATCGACGGCTGTCTCGTCTTTGAAGGCAGTGACCAGCGTGTCGGCAAACGGGCCGGCAAAGCGTGAGGTCGCTTTCTCTTCACTGCACGAGGATGCCCATGTCGACCAGTTGCTTTGACCGTGAGGACGAGACTTTCATCGTTCTTGTCAACCACGAAGAACAGTACTCCATCTGGCCCCACTGGAAGGCCGTACCCGGCGGCTGGAAAGCCGTTGAAGGGGTCAAGGGTGACAAGAAGACCGTCCTCGAATACGTCGAAAAGACGTGGACGGACATGCGTCCGCTGTCGCTGCGTAAATGGATGGACGAGCAGGCCGAGAAAGCTGCCCAGTCTGCTGCTGCGACTGCCTGATGACTGGTTCCATGAGGTCGCCGTTCATCGATCTGCTGACCCTGCCGTGTGCGGGCGCGAGCGCCACCATGTACCTGCGGTGGCGCCGTCTGCTGCCGGAGTGGATCCGCGTGGTGCCGGTGGAACTGCCGGGGCGGGGCGGTCGCCTGGGCGAGCCTTTCGTCGAGGACTTCGGGCGGCTCGTGGCGCAGATCTGTGATGAGCAGGCGGCGGCGATGCAAGGTCGCTATGCCCTGTTCGGTCATAGCATGGGTGCCTTGTTAGCCTACGGAATGGCGCAGCACCAGCGGGCCCTGGGCAAGCCCCTGCCCCGGGCGATGTTCGTGTCTGGCAGTCCTGCGCCCTCGCGCCGCGATCCGGACCGGTTTGCCGGCAAGGGCGACGATGCGGCCCTGATCGCCGACCTGCGCAAGCAGGGCGGTACGCCCGAGGAGGTGCTGGCCAGCGACGAACTGTTGCGCCTCACGCTCGACACCCTGGGCGCGGACTACCGTGTCTGCGAGAGCTTCCGATACCAGGCGGGCGAGCCACTCTCCGTGCCGATGCACGCCCTTGCAGGGCGGCAAGACGACATTGCCGCTGAGCGTGTCGAGGCCTGGCGGCGCGAGGCCGGCAGCATGTTCACGCTTGATTGGTTCGATGGCGGGCATTTCTTCATTCGTCAGCACGAGCAGCGGGTGGTTGCTGCGGTGGTGCGGGAGTTGACGCATCAGTTTGCGGGGGTGTGCCATGCAGCCGCGGCGTCTGCCTGATTCGCTGCCGCCCGGCATCGACGTGTTCCAGCTTGCGCTCGATCTGGCGGCGCCGTTGTCAGACGCCGACTGGGGCTTGTTGAGCGAAGAAGAGGGCGTGCGCGCACTGCGCTTCCACAGGCATGACGACAAGGTCCGCTTCGTGGCCACGCGTGTGGCTCTGCGGCGACTGCTGGGTGCGCGTCTGCGTTGCCGCCCGCAGACCTTGAGGTTCGTGACCAACCCATATGGCAAGCCACGCCTGGAGGCGGCTTGCTCGTCCAATCCGCCCGTCTTCTTCAACGTGTCCCATGCAGGCAGCTTCGCCTTGATCGCCCTGTCCGAGCGCGCGCCTGTGGGTGTCGACATCGAGCGTCGCGATCCGCGCTGCGATGTGATCGGCTTGTCGGCCCAGGCGCTGTCGGTGTTTGAGCGCCGACTGTCGGACGATCGGCACATCGACTTCTTCGAGTGCTGGACGGCCAAGGAAGCGGTGTTGAAGGCTCTGGGCCTCGGTGTTGCGGAGCATCTGCAGCAACTCTCGGTGTTGAAGCTCGGACCTGCCGAGGGGGCTTCCTATGACATACGCCACGAAGGGATGGACTGGCCTCGCGTGAGCGCCCTTCGCCTTGATTCGCCGCCCGGCTATGCCGCCACCCTGGCGTGGCAACCGGACGGCAAGGGAGAAATGAAGTGGTGAATGAGTCGATATTCCGGGTTGAACGAAGGGCGCAGCTTGAATCCGGGTCTCTACCGCTGATCAACCAGTGGTGCTTTGTGTTCAGCGACGGGGTCGGATCCCGCCCTCATATGGGCGAATCCTGAGCGCATTTACGAGTGAGGGAAACCTGATGACGACACAGTCCGTGTCGCAAGAGAACGCATTTGTTCATCCTGCGAATTTTGTTGAACGCCTGCAGCAACTCGTCGCCAATCGGCCCGAGGACATTGCACTGACCGTCGTGGCAGAACGCGACGACCATCTCGTCGAAACGGCCTTGAGCTATCGTGTTTTCGGGCAGCGCGTGCAAGCGCTCGCCGCCGTGCTGCAGGGCCGCTTCGAGAAGGGCGACCGGGTACTGATTCTGCTCGACAACGATGAGCACTATGCGGTCAGTATGTTTGCGTGCTTCCACGCAGGGGTGATCGCGGTGCCGGTGTTTCCGCCGGAGTCGACGCGCCCTCAGCACCTCGCTCGACTCGCAGGTATTGCCGCCGATGCGCAGGCGCGGGGCATTCTGACCTTGAGTTCACTCCAAGCCTTGGTGGGTGCTGCTGCCGGCCAGTTTGGTGTATCGGCGGCGGTGGCTGTGGATGAAGTCGATCCGGCCGCTGCAGGCAATTGGCAGTCATATCAACCTGCCAGCGAGGACGTCGCCTTCCTGCAGTACACGTCCGGCTCCACCTCAGCCCCCAAGGGGGTGATGGTGACGCACGGCAATCTGATGGCCAACGAACGGGCGATCCGTGAGGGGCTCTCGATTGGCGCCGATGACAAATTCGGCGTGTGGTCGCCCCTGTTCCATGATATGGGCCTGATCGGTGGACTGCTGCAGCCCTTCTACAGCGGCATTCCCTGTGTGCTGTCTTCGCCGCGCTTTTTCCTGGAGCGTCCGGTGCGTTGGCTGGAGATGATTTCGCGTCATAAGGTAACGATCAGCGGTGGCCCGGACTTTGCATACCGCCTGTGCCTGGATCGGGTCAAGGAGGCACAGACCGAGGGGTTGGATCTGTCGAGTTGGCGCGTGGCCTACACCGGCGCCGAGCCGGTGCGGCAAGACACGATGGACGCGTTCATCGAGCGATATGCCCCAGTGGGATTCAGCGCCGGAGCGGTATACCCCTGCTATGGCCTGGCCGAGGCCACGCTTTTCATCACCGGAGGGCGTCGGGGCAGCGGCATGGTGGTGAGTCGCTTCGATACCGAGGCGCTCGCGAGGCGGCAGGTGGCAGTCGATGGCGACGGTGCCGCCTTGGTCGGCTGCGGCAGCGTTCCTTCGGATCATGAAGTTCGGATCGTCGACCCGCAGACCGGAGAAGTCGCTCCTGGGTGCGCCATTGGCGAGATCTGGGCTACGGGGCCCAGCATGGCGGCGGGCTACTGGAACAAGCCCTGCGAAACCGCGGAAGCGTTCGTCGAGCGCGACGGGCTCCGCTGGCTGCGTACCGGCGACCTGGGCTTCATGCACGAGGGTCAGATTTTCGTGGCCGGGCGGCTCAAGGACATGATCATCGTGCGTGGGCACAACATCTACCCGCACGACATCGAGCGCGTGGTCGAGGCCGAGGTGGAAGCGGTGCGCAAGGGCAGGGTGGCGGCCTTCGCGGTGGATTTGGATGGGCAGGAGGGGATCGGCGTCGCAGCCGAGGTATCGCGCGGTTTGCAGAAACTCGTGCCTCCGCAGGTGTTGGTTGATGCTCTGAGCTTGGCAGTGAGCGAGCAGTGCGGCGAGGCGCCGAAGGCGGTCGTACTCCTCAACCCCGGAGCGCTGCCCAAAACGTCCAGCGGCAAGCTGCAGCGCGCTGCCTGCCGCAGAGGTTGGGCGGAGCGTTCGCTCGATGCCTATGCGCTTTTTGAGAGCGGACGTTTCGTGACGGGCGAAGGCCGGACCGGTGGTGATCCGGCCACTGGCGATGACGCCGTTCAGGATGAGACGGCGCAGATGCTGGCTGGCATGTGGCGCCAAGTACTTGGCCACGAGTCGACGCGGACATACGCCAACGACGCGCACTTCTTCACCCTCGGTGGCAACTCGCTGGCTGCAGTGCAACTGGCTGTGCGCATCTCGCAGAAATGGGGAATCGACTTCCCGATCAGGCAGATTTTTGAGTTGCCGCGCCTTGGGCGGCAGGCCGATGGCATTCGGGCTTGTCAGAAGGCCGGTGTCCGGACGTCGGTGGCCGGAATTCCTGTTCTGCCTCCTGAGCGTCGCGCCGAGCCTTTGCCTTTGTCCTCGGCCCAGCAGCGGCAGTGGTTCCTGTGGCGGCTCGATCCGCAAAGTACCGCCTACCACGTTCAGGGCGCGTTGCGCATTGCGGGCGTGTTGGATGCTGAAGCAATGCGCATGGCCGTCGATGGTTTGGCCAAGCGCCACGAGTCCCTGCGCACCGTGTTCCGGGCACGGCCGGATGGTGAGGTCGAGCAGATCGTTCGGGGAAATGGGGGCTTGGCTCTTCAGTTGTTCGACCTTCGCAGCACGGCGGACGAGGAGCGCGAAGCTCACGCCTCAGAAACACTGCGAGCGCTCCAGGTGCAGCCCTTCGATCTGACGGTCGGTCCCTTGGTTCGTGCGGCGCTCGTGCGGCTGGAAGATCAGGTCCACATTCTGGTGCTGGTGATGCACCACATCATCTCCGATGGCGCTTCGATGCAGGTTCTCGTGGATGAGTTGGCTGCGTTGTATGCGGCTCGACACGCAGGTGATGAGGCGTTGCCACCTCCCGCGATTCAGTATGCGGACTACGCGGCTTGGCAGCACGACCATCCCAACCAGGAGGCGCGAGCGCGTCAACTGGCGTACTGGGTGAAACAGCTCGGCGTGCCG includes:
- a CDS encoding non-ribosomal peptide synthetase translates to MTTQSVSQENAFVHPANFVERLQQLVANRPEDIALTVVAERDDHLVETALSYRVFGQRVQALAAVLQGRFEKGDRVLILLDNDEHYAVSMFACFHAGVIAVPVFPPESTRPQHLARLAGIAADAQARGILTLSSLQALVGAAAGQFGVSAAVAVDEVDPAAAGNWQSYQPASEDVAFLQYTSGSTSAPKGVMVTHGNLMANERAIREGLSIGADDKFGVWSPLFHDMGLIGGLLQPFYSGIPCVLSSPRFFLERPVRWLEMISRHKVTISGGPDFAYRLCLDRVKEAQTEGLDLSSWRVAYTGAEPVRQDTMDAFIERYAPVGFSAGAVYPCYGLAEATLFITGGRRGSGMVVSRFDTEALARRQVAVDGDGAALVGCGSVPSDHEVRIVDPQTGEVAPGCAIGEIWATGPSMAAGYWNKPCETAEAFVERDGLRWLRTGDLGFMHEGQIFVAGRLKDMIIVRGHNIYPHDIERVVEAEVEAVRKGRVAAFAVDLDGQEGIGVAAEVSRGLQKLVPPQVLVDALSLAVSEQCGEAPKAVVLLNPGALPKTSSGKLQRAACRRGWAERSLDAYALFESGRFVTGEGRTGGDPATGDDAVQDETAQMLAGMWRQVLGHESTRTYANDAHFFTLGGNSLAAVQLAVRISQKWGIDFPIRQIFELPRLGRQADGIRACQKAGVRTSVAGIPVLPPERRAEPLPLSSAQQRQWFLWRLDPQSTAYHVQGALRIAGVLDAEAMRMAVDGLAKRHESLRTVFRARPDGEVEQIVRGNGGLALQLFDLRSTADEEREAHASETLRALQVQPFDLTVGPLVRAALVRLEDQVHILVLVMHHIISDGASMQVLVDELAALYAARHAGDEALPPPAIQYADYAAWQHDHPNQEARARQLAYWVKQLGVPLGEAQPVLALSVDHPRQAVARYRAGRHGFDLSEGLSVGLRAQAEAHGATLFMLLLAAFQALLYRYTGQHDIRVGTPVANRSRAELQRVVGFFVNTLVLRNSVEGQMSLAQMLAQAREAALDAQAHQELPFEQLVEALRPERNLSATPLFDVMFNHLQRDLSPLQRPLGWSVSEVSIGNQHAQFELTVDTVEDADGQVRVSFTYAEELFEASTIERMAGHYVALLQALADRPQEAVGDVELLTDAERQQLKGWGENLQRYPGADPVHRLIEQQAQAHPEAVALLFGDEVLSYGELNTRANRLAHRLIKLGVKPEVKVGIAVERSLEMVVGLLGILKAGGAYVPLDPEYPADRLAYMVGDSGIGLLLTQRAVKERLPVAEGLVVLELDGLDLAKEPMHNPDVAVHGENLAYVIYTSGSTGRPKGAQLCHRNVTRLLSGTDAWFRFGTNDVWTMFHSYAFDFSVWEIFGALCTGGQLVIVPHWVSRSPEDFLKILRRHRVTVLNQTPSAFSQLMHVPSLYDECLALRAVIFGGEALDPQRLRPWIEHWGDQLPQLVNMYGITETTVHVTYRLITEADLQGQRSPVGVAIPDLGLRVLDGSLSPAPIGVAGELYVAGDGLARGYLGRPSLSAERFVADPFGEAGGRLYRTGDLVRWNGEGQLEYLGRIDHQVKIRGFRIELGEVEAQLLSQPEVREAVVVAKEGPGGARLVGYVSAQAGKVIEVSELRERLGRALPDYMVPSVIVAVESLPLNANGKVDRKALPEPGFESGQEYEAPQGEVEEALARIWSEVLGVERVGRHDNFFDVGGHSLLLLKVHRRIEQELKVEVSVVDLFKYSTVGAAAGFLREGGRQPATDTKRVEERARRQKGAFLVRKPVAERTPT